Proteins co-encoded in one Gossypium arboreum isolate Shixiya-1 chromosome 11, ASM2569848v2, whole genome shotgun sequence genomic window:
- the LOC108460160 gene encoding zinc finger protein 10-like, with product METNHQHEDSKSSSEETDRSEQSNDDVGSGRSYECVFCKRGFTTAQALGGHMNIHRKDRAKSSRPNSVPIVSGKLDDENYASLRSSSSYLPIIQSYQPHYVSYQAFFPASSGWGFRPPHTPHGDELFVDNSSRYLNPFREEDWPRNLNLRIGPSHVDENKKIDHGSSQDDELDLELRLGHDP from the coding sequence ATGGAAACCAACCATCAGCATGAAGATTCCAAGAGCTCGAGCGAAGAAACCGATCGGTCGGAGCAAAGCAACGATGATGTGGGCAGTGGCCGGTCCTACGAGTGCGTATTTTGCAAGAGAGGGTTCACGACAGCACAAGCCTTGGGAGGGCATATGAATATTCACAGAAAAGATAGAGCCAAGAGCAGTAGGCCTAACTCAGTTCCTATAGTTTCGGGCAAACTGGATGATGAGAATTACGCAAGCCTTAGATCGTCTTCTTCATACCTGCCAATAATCCAAAGCTACCAGCCGCATTACGTAAGTTATCAAGCTTTTTTCCCAGCTTCATCAGGTTGGGGTTTCAGACCCCCACACACACCTCACGGGGACGAATTATTTGTGGACAATTCTTCACGGTATCTAAATCCGTTTAGAGAGGAGGATTGGCCTAGGAATCTTAACTTGCGAATCGGTCCATCCCATGTTGATGAAAACAAGAAGATTGATCATGGAAGTAGTCAAGATGATGAATTGGATTTGGAACTTCGATTAGGTCATGATCCGtag
- the LOC108457857 gene encoding bet1-like SNARE 1-1 — MNPRRDMRNNRVALFDGIEEGGIRATSSYSHEIDEHDNERAMEGLQDRVNLLKRLSGDIHEEVDSHNRMLDRMGNDMDSSRGILSGTMDKFKMVFETKSSRRMFTLVASFVVIFLVIYYLTR, encoded by the exons ATGAATCCTAGACG GGACATGCGTAACAACAGAGTTGCCCTTTTCGATGGCATCGAGGAGGGTGGCATAAGGGCCACTTCTTCTTACTCGCATGAAATTGATGAGCATGATAATGAAAGAGCAATGGAAGGATTGCAGGATAGAGTCAATCTGCTGAAGAGG CTTTCAGGCGACATACATGAGGAGGTGGATAGCCACAATCGCATGCTGGATCGAATG GGAAATGATATGGATTCATCAAGAGGAATACTCTCAGGAACCATGGACAAGTTTAAGATG GTATTCGAGACCAAATCAAGCAGGAGAATGTTTACACTTGTGGCATCTTTTGTGGTTATTTTCCTTGTTATATACTATCTTACTAGGTAA